The following proteins are co-located in the Dehalococcoidales bacterium genome:
- the nuoE gene encoding NADH-quinone oxidoreductase subunit NuoE, producing MADGSMTEEKIDFSVIDAIARKHSVERGAVIPILQEVQDTLGYVPKAAIQRVADDIDVPASEIYGIVTFYAQFRLEPLGKYLIKVCHGTACHLCGAEMVADTIAQVTGAKEGATSEDKMFTVERVACLGCCSLAPCIMINGDTHGRLTPESIDKTMQEIRKKEAASAG from the coding sequence ATGGCCGATGGAAGCATGACCGAAGAAAAAATAGACTTTAGCGTAATCGATGCCATCGCCCGTAAACACAGCGTGGAACGGGGTGCCGTAATACCGATTCTACAAGAGGTTCAGGATACGCTCGGCTATGTACCCAAGGCAGCGATACAGCGGGTAGCCGACGACATCGATGTTCCCGCCAGTGAGATATACGGCATCGTCACATTCTATGCTCAATTCCGTCTCGAACCGCTCGGCAAATACTTGATTAAGGTCTGCCACGGTACCGCATGTCACCTGTGCGGTGCCGAGATGGTAGCTGATACCATCGCCCAGGTTACCGGTGCCAAGGAAGGAGCAACCAGCGAGGACAAGATGTTTACCGTCGAACGGGTCGCCTGTCTCGGCTGCTGCAGTCTGGCCCCCTGTATTATGATTAACGGCGATACCCACGGACGGCTTACTCCGGAATCTATCGACAAGACAATGCAAGAAATCCGGAAAAAAGAAGCGGCCTCTGCAGGTTAA
- the nuoF gene encoding NADH-quinone oxidoreductase subunit NuoF, which yields MSLAKEEKWTIKIGLASCGIAAGARKVYDAFKTQLKDKGLNVVIKQTGCMGMCYNEALIEVISPQNESTFYSKVTPDKVERIINDHIARSTPVTEWIIPQKELKSLMAKQKRVVLRNCGIIDPESLEDYLAADGYKALEKVLNSMAPQEVIDEITTSGLRGRGGAGFPTGVKWGFARKAEGEPKYIVCNADEGDPGAFMDRSVLESDPHTVIEGMLIAGYAVGASEGYFYIRAEYPLAIKRLEIALAKAIEKGFIGENIKGSGFSFNIKIRQGAGAFVCGEETALLMSIEGKRGMPRVRPPFPANSGLWEKPTTINNVETLANVAWIILHGASAFNSYGTEKSKGTKVFALAGKVAHGGLIEVPMGITLKEVVFDVGGGTSSGLEFKAIQIGGPSGGVIPASMADTQVDYESVTKTGAIMGSGGLIVMDESSCMVDITKFFLNFTQEESCGKCTFCRIGTLRMLETLKRIANGEGKEEDIELLEELAHTVKRASLCGLGQTAPNPVLTTIKYFRDEYEEHIRDHKCRAKKCQALITYEVISEKCPGCGVCAKYCPTKAISGERKKPFVIDQEKCIRCGLCMNVCRLDAISVQ from the coding sequence ATGTCCTTAGCAAAAGAAGAAAAGTGGACAATAAAGATAGGGCTCGCCTCCTGCGGCATAGCCGCCGGGGCAAGAAAGGTATACGACGCTTTCAAAACTCAGCTTAAAGACAAGGGGCTCAATGTAGTGATTAAGCAGACCGGGTGCATGGGTATGTGCTATAATGAGGCCCTGATTGAGGTCATCTCACCTCAAAACGAAAGCACATTCTACAGTAAGGTTACCCCGGATAAGGTCGAACGCATCATCAATGATCATATCGCCCGGAGTACCCCGGTCACCGAATGGATTATCCCGCAGAAAGAGCTAAAAAGTCTAATGGCGAAGCAGAAAAGGGTTGTGCTGCGTAACTGCGGTATAATCGATCCTGAGTCGCTTGAAGATTATCTGGCTGCTGACGGCTACAAAGCACTGGAGAAGGTGCTAAACAGCATGGCCCCCCAGGAGGTAATCGATGAGATTACTACCTCCGGTCTCAGGGGTAGAGGTGGCGCCGGCTTTCCTACCGGCGTCAAGTGGGGCTTCGCCCGCAAAGCAGAAGGAGAACCAAAATACATCGTCTGCAATGCCGATGAAGGCGACCCGGGCGCATTCATGGACAGGAGTGTCCTGGAAAGCGACCCGCATACCGTCATCGAAGGCATGCTAATCGCCGGCTACGCTGTCGGCGCGTCAGAAGGCTATTTCTACATAAGAGCAGAGTACCCGCTGGCAATCAAACGCCTGGAAATAGCGCTGGCTAAAGCCATAGAGAAGGGGTTTATCGGAGAAAATATCAAGGGATCCGGTTTCAGCTTTAATATCAAGATTAGACAGGGAGCCGGCGCCTTCGTCTGTGGTGAAGAGACCGCACTATTAATGTCCATAGAGGGGAAACGGGGTATGCCCAGGGTCCGCCCACCCTTCCCGGCCAACTCGGGTCTATGGGAGAAGCCAACCACCATCAATAATGTCGAGACTCTGGCCAATGTTGCCTGGATTATCCTACACGGCGCCAGCGCCTTCAACAGCTACGGCACCGAAAAAAGCAAGGGGACCAAGGTCTTTGCCCTCGCCGGCAAGGTAGCCCACGGCGGTCTGATCGAGGTACCCATGGGAATAACACTCAAGGAAGTCGTCTTTGATGTCGGCGGTGGGACCTCAAGCGGCCTGGAATTCAAGGCAATCCAGATCGGGGGGCCATCCGGCGGTGTTATCCCGGCCAGCATGGCAGACACCCAGGTAGACTACGAATCGGTAACTAAAACCGGTGCCATTATGGGCTCCGGCGGCCTGATAGTAATGGATGAGTCCAGTTGTATGGTAGACATCACCAAGTTCTTCCTTAACTTTACCCAGGAGGAATCCTGCGGTAAATGCACATTCTGCCGCATCGGCACCCTTCGCATGCTGGAAACGCTGAAGCGGATTGCTAACGGCGAAGGAAAGGAAGAAGATATCGAGCTCCTTGAGGAGCTGGCTCATACTGTAAAACGGGCTTCACTATGCGGGCTGGGGCAGACAGCACCCAACCCGGTATTGACCACGATTAAATACTTCCGTGACGAGTACGAAGAGCATATCCGCGACCATAAATGCCGCGCCAAGAAATGCCAGGCATTGATTACCTACGAGGTTATCTCGGAAAAGTGCCCCGGCTGCGGGGTATGTGCCAAGTACTGTCCTACCAAGGCTATTTCCGGAGAGAGGAAAAAGCCCTTTGTTATTGACCAGGAAAAGTGTATTCGCTGTGGATTATGCATGAATGTGTGTCGTCTCGACGCCATATCGGTCCAGTAA
- a CDS encoding NAD(P)-binding protein, translating to MPKVAFTLNGKRIEAEVGTTILEAAEQQGIRLPTLCHDSRLKPTAACRLCLVEVEKARGPMPACTTPITEGMAIRTASDDLSNMRRMALELILSDHYGDCIAPCKLTCPAGIDIQGHIALTAQGKYREALALIKESNPLPLVCGRVCPRFCETECRRNRVDEPVAINSLKRFVADYDMNSKDQYLPEPKPATGRRVAIIGGGPAGLTAAYYLGLEGHTVTILEASPELGGMLRYGIPEYRLPKAILDKEIAAITRLCHKVRCNASLGKDFTIESLKKTGYEAIFIAIGAQANQKMRIEGENLPGVLSGIEFLRDVTLGNKVSLGNKIAVIGGGNTAMDVARTAVRLGVKEVNVVYRRSRLEMPANAEEIEQAEEEGVHFQFLTAPVKASARAGKVAAMECIKMALGEPDSSGRRRPEPIAGSEFTMEVDNIIAAIGQAMDNPNLDRDSQIEISKRNYISINDENMATSVAGVFSGGDCTSGPATAVEAIGAGRRAASSINKYLSGQPVVPDVKSYSCSKGELEDIDSTDFADVERIARTKQATLDPEERKKSFAEMEFTLSEKKALKEAERCLGCGCHARFDCKLRELATEYQVNDAHYAGAKHHLPINKSEHPFILRDQNKCILCGRCIRICSEIKGLSVFGFVERGFETRVEPTLGMPLSETSCDSCGLCVSTCPTGALGTKAPLPEILTD from the coding sequence ATGCCCAAAGTCGCATTTACGTTGAATGGGAAAAGGATTGAAGCAGAGGTCGGAACCACTATTCTGGAAGCGGCCGAGCAGCAGGGAATTAGACTACCCACCCTGTGCCATGACTCACGCCTTAAGCCTACTGCCGCCTGTCGCCTCTGCCTGGTGGAGGTAGAAAAAGCGCGCGGGCCGATGCCGGCCTGTACCACACCGATAACCGAAGGTATGGCAATCAGAACCGCCAGCGATGACCTAAGCAACATGCGCCGCATGGCCCTGGAGCTGATCCTCTCCGACCACTATGGTGACTGTATTGCACCCTGCAAGCTAACCTGCCCGGCAGGCATAGACATTCAGGGCCATATCGCCCTTACTGCCCAGGGCAAATATCGGGAAGCACTGGCTCTAATCAAGGAATCCAACCCGCTGCCCCTGGTCTGCGGCCGGGTGTGCCCCCGTTTCTGCGAAACCGAGTGCCGCCGCAACCGGGTAGATGAACCAGTAGCAATAAACTCGTTAAAGCGATTCGTCGCCGACTACGATATGAATAGCAAGGACCAATACCTGCCGGAACCCAAACCGGCAACAGGCCGCCGTGTTGCTATCATCGGCGGAGGTCCGGCCGGTCTGACCGCCGCTTACTACCTCGGGCTGGAAGGACACACAGTAACCATTCTTGAAGCCAGTCCCGAGCTCGGGGGAATGCTGAGATACGGTATTCCCGAATACCGGTTACCCAAAGCAATTTTGGACAAAGAAATAGCTGCTATCACACGCCTGTGTCACAAAGTCCGCTGCAACGCCTCACTGGGCAAAGACTTTACTATCGAAAGCCTCAAGAAAACAGGTTACGAGGCAATCTTTATCGCCATCGGAGCACAAGCCAATCAGAAAATGAGAATCGAAGGGGAAAACCTGCCCGGTGTACTCTCCGGAATCGAATTCTTAAGAGATGTAACCCTGGGTAATAAGGTATCCCTGGGTAATAAGATAGCCGTAATCGGCGGTGGCAACACCGCAATGGATGTCGCCCGTACCGCCGTCAGACTGGGGGTAAAAGAAGTAAATGTCGTCTACCGCCGCTCCAGATTGGAGATGCCAGCTAATGCCGAGGAAATAGAACAGGCTGAGGAAGAAGGGGTCCACTTCCAGTTCCTGACCGCCCCGGTAAAGGCCAGCGCCAGAGCAGGCAAAGTCGCTGCTATGGAATGTATCAAGATGGCGCTTGGTGAGCCGGACAGTTCAGGCCGGCGCCGCCCCGAGCCGATAGCCGGCTCCGAATTCACGATGGAGGTGGATAATATTATCGCCGCCATCGGGCAGGCCATGGATAATCCCAACCTGGACCGGGACAGCCAGATCGAAATCAGCAAGAGAAACTACATCAGTATCAATGATGAGAATATGGCTACCTCCGTAGCCGGAGTATTCTCCGGTGGCGACTGTACCTCAGGACCAGCCACTGCAGTTGAGGCTATCGGCGCAGGGAGGAGAGCAGCCAGTTCAATAAACAAATACCTCAGCGGACAGCCGGTAGTACCGGATGTGAAAAGCTACAGCTGTAGCAAGGGTGAGCTGGAAGATATCGACTCCACCGATTTCGCCGATGTCGAGCGCATTGCCAGAACCAAACAAGCTACCCTCGATCCGGAAGAGCGTAAGAAGAGCTTTGCCGAGATGGAGTTCACCCTCAGCGAGAAAAAGGCGCTCAAGGAAGCGGAACGCTGCCTCGGCTGTGGCTGCCATGCCAGATTCGACTGCAAGCTGCGTGAGCTAGCGACCGAGTATCAGGTAAACGATGCCCACTACGCCGGCGCAAAACACCACCTGCCCATTAACAAGAGCGAGCATCCGTTTATCTTAAGAGACCAGAATAAGTGTATTCTGTGTGGCAGGTGCATCCGGATATGTAGCGAGATTAAAGGGCTCAGCGTCTTCGGCTTTGTGGAGCGAGGCTTTGAGACCAGAGTTGAACCGACGCTGGGTATGCCGTTATCCGAAACGAGCTGTGACTCCTGCGGTCTGTGTGTTTCCACCTGTCCTACCGGAGCGTTGGGAACAAAAGCACCACTGCCCGAGATATTAACCGACTAA
- a CDS encoding methyltransferase domain-containing protein produces MHRYVHGYSEREAQRLREQSLIIENLLHSDTSYPAGNLILEAGCGIGAQTVILARRSPRARIISVDISLDSLRRAGAIIDNQGIGVVSLQQSDILTLPFREGIFDHVFVCFVLEHLDRPVDALIELKRVLKKGGTITVIEGDHGSCFWYPETAESRKVWQCLIDVQKHLDHNPLIGRQLYPLLEQSGFDIGYVLPRWLYADGSNPRLMNDGVGKIMVPMLETAREQALNLGLIAEVTWRKGIDDLRHTAESPGGTFFYTWFKGVGIKPDTA; encoded by the coding sequence ATGCATCGGTATGTGCACGGTTATTCGGAAAGGGAGGCGCAACGGCTGCGTGAGCAGTCCCTGATTATTGAGAATCTGCTGCATTCTGATACCAGCTACCCCGCTGGTAATCTGATATTAGAAGCCGGCTGCGGCATCGGTGCACAGACGGTGATCCTGGCCAGACGCAGTCCCCGTGCCAGAATCATATCGGTAGACATCTCTCTGGACTCTCTCAGAAGGGCTGGTGCCATTATCGATAATCAGGGTATAGGGGTCGTTTCCCTACAGCAGTCTGATATTCTGACCCTGCCGTTTAGAGAAGGAATTTTTGATCATGTCTTTGTCTGCTTTGTCTTGGAGCATCTTGACCGACCGGTTGATGCACTTATCGAGTTGAAGAGGGTGCTTAAGAAGGGGGGTACGATAACGGTAATTGAGGGCGACCATGGATCATGTTTCTGGTATCCGGAGACGGCTGAGTCCCGTAAGGTATGGCAGTGTCTGATAGATGTGCAGAAACACCTTGACCATAATCCCCTGATCGGTCGCCAGCTATACCCGCTGCTGGAACAGTCCGGCTTCGACATCGGATACGTCTTACCCCGCTGGCTGTATGCCGATGGCAGCAACCCTCGACTGATGAACGATGGGGTCGGCAAGATTATGGTGCCGATGCTTGAAACGGCGAGAGAACAGGCACTCAATCTGGGGCTTATTGCCGAAGTAACCTGGCGGAAAGGTATCGATGACCTGCGCCATACTGCGGAATCTCCCGGCGGTACCTTTTTCTACACCTGGTTTAAGGGGGTCGGAATAAAGCCGGATACAGCTTAA
- the pdxS gene encoding pyridoxal 5'-phosphate synthase lyase subunit PdxS, with protein MKTGTWKVKTGLAQMLKGGVIMDVVTPEHARIAQEAGACAVMALERVPADIRAAGGVARMADPTVIENIKKAVSIPVMAKCRIGHFVEAQALEALGIDYIDESEVLTPADEAHHIWKHDFKVPFVCGCRNLGEALRRLGEGAAMIRTKGEAGTGNVVEAVRHMRAVTDAIRKLVNMPEEELMAEAKEIGAPFELVQEIHKTGKLPVVNFAAGGVATPADAALMMQLGADGVFVGSGIFKSAKPEVMAKAIVKATTHYQDAAIIAEVSKNLGEAMPGLDIKQIPTEELLASRGW; from the coding sequence ATGAAAACTGGCACTTGGAAGGTCAAGACCGGGCTGGCGCAAATGCTGAAGGGGGGAGTGATCATGGACGTGGTTACCCCCGAGCATGCCAGGATAGCCCAGGAAGCCGGTGCCTGTGCTGTAATGGCACTGGAGAGAGTACCCGCTGACATTCGTGCCGCTGGTGGAGTAGCCCGCATGGCCGACCCGACCGTTATCGAAAACATTAAGAAGGCCGTCTCAATACCGGTAATGGCAAAATGCCGCATCGGTCATTTCGTAGAGGCCCAGGCACTGGAGGCACTCGGTATCGATTACATCGACGAGTCGGAAGTGCTTACTCCTGCCGACGAAGCACACCATATCTGGAAACACGACTTCAAGGTACCCTTTGTCTGCGGCTGTCGCAACCTAGGCGAGGCGCTGCGCCGCCTTGGCGAAGGGGCTGCCATGATACGGACTAAAGGAGAGGCAGGCACCGGTAATGTTGTCGAAGCCGTCAGACACATGCGAGCGGTCACGGATGCTATTCGTAAACTGGTAAATATGCCCGAGGAAGAACTGATGGCAGAGGCCAAGGAAATAGGTGCCCCTTTCGAACTGGTCCAGGAGATACATAAAACGGGGAAACTGCCGGTAGTCAACTTTGCCGCCGGCGGTGTAGCTACCCCGGCTGATGCCGCCCTGATGATGCAGCTGGGCGCCGACGGGGTCTTTGTCGGCTCCGGTATCTTTAAGTCTGCCAAACCCGAGGTCATGGCCAAGGCCATCGTCAAGGCGACCACCCACTATCAGGACGCCGCAATCATCGCCGAGGTCTCCAAGAACCTGGGCGAAGCCATGCCCGGGCTGGATATCAAGCAAATCCCCACCGAAGAACTGCTGGCATCCCGAGGCTGGTAA
- the pdxT gene encoding pyridoxal 5'-phosphate synthase glutaminase subunit PdxT codes for MRIGVLAMQGAFAEHIAMLRQLKVEALPVRLPSELENMDGLVIPGGESTSIGRLIAAYKLADEVKKFAERGLPIFGTCAGMILLAREISESDVEPLGLMDITVRRNAFGRQKDSFEAELDIPALGEKPFLGIFIRAPLIEKVNGKTEILARLGDGTIVAARQGKLLAAAFHPELTDDLRFHQYFLDIAAESNKS; via the coding sequence ATGAGAATAGGTGTCCTTGCTATGCAGGGAGCCTTTGCCGAACACATAGCCATGCTGCGCCAGCTAAAGGTAGAAGCACTACCTGTCCGTCTACCCTCGGAGCTTGAGAATATGGACGGGTTGGTTATCCCGGGTGGAGAAAGTACCTCTATCGGTCGTCTGATAGCAGCCTATAAGCTGGCCGACGAGGTGAAAAAGTTTGCCGAGAGAGGGCTACCCATATTTGGCACCTGCGCCGGAATGATACTACTCGCCAGAGAAATCTCAGAATCCGACGTCGAACCCCTGGGGCTGATGGACATCACAGTCAGACGTAATGCCTTCGGACGACAGAAGGACAGCTTTGAGGCTGAGCTGGATATACCGGCGCTGGGAGAAAAACCCTTCCTTGGCATCTTCATCCGTGCTCCCTTAATCGAGAAGGTCAATGGCAAAACCGAGATACTGGCCAGGCTGGGCGACGGTACCATCGTCGCCGCCAGGCAGGGCAAACTACTGGCGGCTGCTTTCCACCCCGAGCTGACCGACGATCTGAGATTTCATCAGTATTTTTTAGATATTGCTGCCGAGAGCAATAAATCCTAA
- a CDS encoding AAA family ATPase, protein MQKVMQKVITDDLDALLNILPPHIRQPLCDQGNNSDLLEVVLDLGRPAEARFPAREIILNPKEIDEADLDYVVSRIGTFGDDNRAGIERTLHRISAIRNRKRRIVGLTCRVGRAVFGTIKIIEDLVETGKGVLLLGGPGVGKTTMLREVARVLADEFGKRVIIVDTSNEIAGDGDIPHPAIGHARRMQVATPTKQHAVMIEAVENHMPEVIVIDEIGTELEAQAARTIAERGVQLIATAHGNTLENLMMNPTLCDLIGGIQSVTLGDEEAKRRGTRKSILERTSSPTFDIVVEIQGWDRVAIRPDVGEAVDAILRGQVLDIETRWLDEKGEIRIAKQVPATTSTRTSRARQPLKKNEPAKVYLYGINRGRLEQITKEMQLELDIVQNLSEANLFITSKNYFRRKPQKVRDAEAANLPLYVLRSNTPAQMRQLLTDIYPVENQDKSNSLKRALGEAEEAVTQVKEGEQEGIELSPQSAYIRRLQHLIAGRNDLLSQSTGKDPNRRVRIYR, encoded by the coding sequence TTGCAAAAGGTTATGCAAAAGGTTATCACCGATGACCTGGATGCTTTGCTCAACATCCTACCGCCACACATTCGTCAGCCGCTATGCGACCAAGGGAACAACAGTGATCTGCTGGAAGTAGTCCTTGATCTGGGCCGGCCTGCAGAAGCCCGTTTTCCGGCGCGGGAAATAATCCTTAACCCCAAAGAAATTGACGAAGCCGACCTTGATTACGTCGTCTCACGTATCGGTACTTTCGGCGATGACAACCGGGCCGGCATTGAGCGCACGCTGCATCGCATCTCCGCTATCCGCAACCGCAAACGGCGTATCGTCGGACTCACCTGCCGTGTGGGACGGGCTGTCTTCGGCACAATAAAGATTATCGAAGACCTCGTCGAGACCGGCAAGGGCGTTCTCCTCTTGGGTGGTCCCGGAGTAGGCAAAACCACCATGCTCCGTGAGGTTGCCCGGGTACTCGCTGACGAATTCGGGAAACGGGTTATCATTGTCGACACCTCAAATGAAATCGCCGGCGACGGCGATATTCCCCACCCGGCTATCGGACACGCCCGCCGGATGCAGGTAGCCACCCCTACCAAGCAACACGCCGTAATGATTGAGGCGGTGGAGAACCATATGCCCGAGGTAATCGTAATCGATGAAATCGGTACCGAACTCGAGGCACAGGCAGCCCGCACTATTGCCGAGCGCGGCGTGCAGCTAATCGCCACCGCCCACGGAAACACACTGGAGAATCTAATGATGAACCCTACCCTCTGCGACCTCATCGGCGGCATCCAGTCGGTAACCCTGGGCGACGAAGAAGCCAAGCGAAGGGGCACCCGGAAATCGATCCTGGAACGCACTTCGTCACCAACCTTTGATATCGTTGTTGAAATTCAGGGCTGGGACAGGGTAGCCATCCGCCCCGACGTTGGCGAGGCGGTCGACGCTATCCTGCGCGGCCAGGTGCTGGATATCGAAACCCGCTGGCTGGACGAAAAGGGTGAGATCAGGATAGCAAAGCAAGTCCCGGCAACCACCTCGACAAGAACATCCAGAGCCAGACAACCCCTCAAGAAAAATGAGCCGGCGAAGGTTTACCTCTACGGGATAAACCGGGGGCGGCTGGAACAAATTACCAAAGAGATGCAGCTAGAACTGGATATAGTGCAAAACTTGAGCGAGGCTAATCTTTTTATCACTTCGAAAAACTACTTTCGCCGTAAGCCGCAAAAGGTGAGGGATGCCGAAGCGGCTAACCTGCCTCTCTATGTCTTAAGAAGCAATACCCCGGCTCAGATGAGACAACTTTTGACTGACATCTACCCGGTAGAGAATCAGGACAAATCAAATTCCTTAAAGCGTGCCTTAGGTGAGGCGGAAGAAGCGGTTACCCAGGTAAAGGAAGGGGAGCAAGAAGGAATAGAACTCAGTCCGCAGAGCGCTTACATACGTCGCCTGCAGCATCTGATAGCGGGACGAAACGACTTGCTCTCCCAGAGCACCGGCAAAGACCCCAACCGCAGGGTGAGGATTTATCGGTAA
- the tmk gene encoding dTMP kinase, translated as MSLFITFEGGEGSGKSVQSKLLYRRLSHLSIPTILTYEPGGTPLGKKLGRWLKWTDDKDITPLVELLLFNAARAQSVTEVIIPGLKNGKVVISDRYADSTTVYQGYGRGLDMATVKATNNAATQGLKPELTVLLDIPTELGLTRKKGSQRDRFEQEELAFHHRIREGYLKLAADEPERWLVVDATQSREKVAGAIWQRVSELLGQESD; from the coding sequence ATGTCCCTGTTCATCACCTTCGAGGGAGGAGAAGGAAGCGGCAAGAGCGTTCAGTCTAAACTACTATACCGGAGACTGTCGCACCTGTCCATTCCGACCATCCTGACCTACGAACCCGGCGGTACGCCGCTGGGCAAGAAGCTGGGCCGCTGGTTGAAATGGACTGATGATAAGGATATCACACCGCTGGTCGAGCTGCTACTGTTTAACGCCGCCCGCGCCCAATCGGTAACCGAGGTAATCATACCCGGCCTGAAAAATGGCAAAGTCGTTATCAGCGACCGCTATGCCGATTCTACCACAGTATATCAGGGATATGGACGGGGGCTGGATATGGCAACCGTCAAAGCTACCAATAACGCCGCTACTCAAGGGCTTAAACCGGAACTGACCGTCCTTCTCGACATACCCACCGAATTGGGACTTACCCGCAAGAAGGGCAGCCAGCGAGACCGCTTCGAACAGGAAGAGCTAGCCTTTCACCACAGGATAAGGGAGGGCTACCTCAAGCTGGCTGCTGACGAACCTGAACGCTGGCTGGTCGTAGACGCCACACAGAGCAGGGAGAAGGTGGCCGGGGCTATCTGGCAACGGGTAAGCGAGCTGCTGGGCCAAGAGAGTGACTGA
- the mnmA gene encoding tRNA 2-thiouridine(34) synthase MnmA — protein sequence MTEKKMSGKRVVVAMSGGVDSLMAAALLNEAGNQTSGVYLKLWKGPDQEKNIAALRDNCRGLAIPLRILNLEEEFQELIIDYFCLEYNRGRTPNPCTICNQRIKFGLLLDRVMEMGADYLATGHYARIESSGEGHHLLEGADPTKDQSYFLYRLGQRELKHLLFPLGSLHKSEVRQMAARRGLATDSPRESQDICFIPGNDYRQFLAGHITTKPGDITDAEGNVLGRHNGMALYTVGQRQGLGLSSKERLYVLKLDPNTNRVIVGTSNQLVGNRLNASRLSWIRGVPPQETRRITAKIRYGSARAAARLCLEGNTAKVTFNKPQSAITPGQDVVFYQGSEVLGGGIIEVEESKGRDIPI from the coding sequence GTGACTGAAAAAAAGATGTCCGGTAAGCGAGTGGTTGTGGCGATGAGCGGCGGAGTGGACTCTCTAATGGCAGCCGCCCTGCTCAATGAGGCCGGCAATCAAACAAGCGGCGTTTATTTGAAGCTATGGAAAGGCCCCGATCAGGAAAAGAATATCGCTGCCCTCAGAGATAACTGCCGGGGGCTGGCAATCCCCCTCCGGATACTCAATCTGGAAGAAGAGTTCCAGGAGCTTATAATCGACTACTTCTGTCTGGAGTACAACCGCGGCCGGACACCAAACCCCTGTACTATCTGCAACCAAAGAATCAAGTTCGGGCTGCTGCTCGACAGGGTAATGGAAATGGGAGCCGACTATCTGGCTACCGGCCACTACGCCCGCATCGAGTCCTCCGGGGAAGGGCATCATCTCCTCGAAGGGGCAGACCCGACCAAAGACCAGTCCTATTTCCTCTACCGGCTCGGGCAACGGGAACTGAAGCACCTGCTCTTCCCTCTGGGTAGCCTCCACAAATCCGAGGTTAGGCAGATGGCCGCCCGGCGCGGCCTGGCTACTGACAGCCCGCGGGAGAGCCAGGACATCTGCTTCATACCGGGTAATGACTATCGCCAGTTTTTGGCCGGGCACATCACCACAAAACCCGGGGATATTACCGACGCGGAGGGTAACGTCCTGGGCAGACACAACGGCATGGCTCTCTACACCGTAGGGCAAAGGCAGGGACTGGGCTTAAGCTCGAAGGAAAGGCTTTATGTGCTCAAGCTTGATCCCAACACCAACAGAGTAATAGTCGGCACCAGCAACCAGCTGGTAGGCAACAGGCTTAACGCCAGCCGGCTCAGCTGGATCAGGGGAGTACCACCGCAAGAGACACGCAGAATAACGGCTAAAATCCGCTACGGCTCAGCCCGGGCAGCCGCCAGGTTATGCCTAGAGGGTAATACCGCCAAGGTCACCTTCAATAAGCCCCAGAGCGCAATTACCCCGGGGCAGGATGTCGTTTTCTACCAGGGCAGTGAGGTGCTGGGCGGGGGTATAATAGAAGTAGAGGAAAGCAAAGGGCGTGATATTCCGATCTAA
- a CDS encoding ribonuclease HII, producing MIFRSNKPSFIEEELLRANGYQLVAGVDEAGRGALAGPVAAAAVILPARIDTPWQDEVRDSKQLSPARREYLFQHIRETAIAAGIGLVPPETIDSQGIVKATKLAMKIAIEQLAPAPDYLIIDYLILPEISLPQKGITNGDRLCFSIACASIIAKVARDRFMIRLDDTYPGYGLARHKGYGTREHLFRLSQMGTCPIHRHSFRPVRQVSEL from the coding sequence GTGATATTCCGATCTAATAAACCATCCTTTATCGAGGAAGAACTTCTCAGGGCAAATGGCTACCAGCTTGTTGCCGGCGTTGATGAAGCCGGCCGGGGTGCACTGGCCGGTCCGGTAGCCGCCGCCGCCGTGATACTACCCGCCCGGATAGATACTCCCTGGCAGGATGAGGTAAGGGACTCCAAGCAGCTAAGTCCGGCCCGAAGGGAGTACCTCTTTCAGCACATCAGGGAAACTGCTATTGCGGCAGGCATCGGACTGGTGCCACCTGAGACGATCGACTCACAGGGAATAGTCAAGGCAACGAAACTCGCCATGAAAATAGCTATTGAGCAACTCGCACCAGCGCCCGACTATCTTATTATCGACTATCTAATCCTCCCCGAGATATCCCTGCCGCAAAAGGGGATCACCAACGGCGACCGGCTATGCTTCTCCATTGCCTGCGCCTCTATCATCGCCAAGGTGGCCCGCGACCGTTTTATGATTCGGCTGGATGATACCTACCCCGGCTACGGGCTGGCCAGACACAAGGGCTATGGAACAAGGGAACACCTTTTCCGCCTCAGCCAGATGGGAACCTGCCCGATTCACCGCCACTCCTTCAGGCCGGTCAGGCAGGTAAGCGAACTATGA